Within the Miscanthus floridulus cultivar M001 chromosome 2, ASM1932011v1, whole genome shotgun sequence genome, the region ACTCTTTCATGGTATCATCGTCCACGGTCTCTCTCTAGAATCCCTCAGCCACATCTTCTTCTTCCGCTGCTCCGATGGCGCCTGCCTCCAACCAATCCGGCGTCTCCAACTCCTCGTCATCCGATGGGGGCTTCTCCGTCGCGCCTGCTTCGTCCTCCGCCATCCAAGGGATCTCGATCCACCATCACATCCTTGTCATCCTCGACATGGACGAGGGAAATTACGGCCAATGGCGGCACTTCTTCGACTCCACTCTCGGCAAGTTCGGGCTCGAGAGCCACATCTACTCCACCACCCCTGATGATGACCACGATGGCGAGTGGCGCAGGGTGGATCACTGCGTCGTCAACTGGATCCTCGCCACCGTCTCCAAAGGCGTGTTCGACATCGTCCGCCACGATCGCCACGATGCGTTCTCGCTGTGGCACGCCGTCGAGGGGCTGTTCCAGGACAACGAGATGCAGCGCGCCGTCTACCTGGAAACCGAACTGCGTTCCCTACAGCAAGGGGACATGTCCATCAACGCCTACTGCACCAAGCTCAAGCGGATCGCCGACCAACTCCGTGACATCGGCCATCCTGTCTCCGAGCCAAGCCAGGTGCTCAATCTTCTCCACGGCCTCAATCCCCGGTACCGCTACGTCAAGCCGGTGATCACGTCGAAGTACCCGCCGCACACCTTCCAGACCGTGCGCTCCTTCCTCATCCTCGAGGAGCTCAACGCGGAACACGACGCCAACACGGAGTCTAGCCAGGCACTTGCTGCGACTCATGGCGACATCAGCAACGCCTCCTCCAACCCGGCGTCCAGCGGCCACAAGGACGGATCCTCCTACTCCACCAACAACGGCCGCTCCAACAACAGCGGCAATGGCCGTTCCAACAACCGTTAGGACCggcggcgtgggcgtgggcgtgggcgtggcaacGGCGGCACGCAGCGCTCCGGGAACTCCAACAACCCCAACGCACAGTCCGCTCCATGGGCCGCGGGCTACAACCCTTGGCAAGGCATGGTGCAAGCCTGACCCATGCCTTTCCGCGCCCCAGGAGCAGGCGTTCTGGGCCCCCGTCCACCGTTCCTTCCTCAGCAGGCGATGACGGCGACACACATGACCGTGGCTCCACCCGACAGCGCATTCGACCCCAGCGCCCTCTACGCCGCCCTTCCGAACGTCGGCGTCCCACACCACCCACCGAACACGTCGGAGTGGTACTTCGACACCGGCGCGTCCTCCCACATGTCGTCATCCCCTAGTAAttttccttcctcctctcttcgaCCATCATCTTCATCCATCACAGTAGGTAATGGTGCGCGGTTTCCTGTCAAACACCAAGCGCACTCCATCATTCCTACTGCCACCTCTCCTCTACACTTAAATGATGTTCTTGTTTCCCCTCATCTCATCAAAAATTTGATCAGTGTGCTCCGCTTAACTCGTGATAACAATGTTTCAATCGAGTTTGACCCCTCTGGTTTTTCTATCAAGGCTCTTCCTTCCAGGGCGGAGATGCTCCGATGTGAGAGCGGTGGCGACCTCTATCCCCTCCGTCTTCCCCAACATCAAGCATTCACCGCATCATCAACAACTCCCTTGTGGCATCAACGGCTGGGACACCCTGGACACCCCATCACCGATTAGATtttgagttcttttccatttcaTTGTAATAAGTCTGATGCTCACTCTTGTTCTGCATGCCGGCTTGGGAAACATGTTCGTCTTCCCTTTGCTGAATCTACATCACAAAGCTTTTTCCCTTTTCAATTAATCCATTCCGACATTTGGACATCTCCTGTTTTGAGTCATTCTGGATATAAATACTATGTCATTTTCTTAGATGATTACAAACACTACTTGTGGACAGTTCCACTCCGAAACAAGTCTGACATTCTTCCTACTATCCGTGCTTTCATTTCATACGTACACACTCAATTCCGTTTACCTATTGTTGCATTTCAAACAGACAATGGTCGTGAATATGACTCCACGGCCTCGCATCTCCTTTTCTCCTCCCTTGGCATTCACCTACGCCTCTCATGTCCATATACTTCACAGCAAAATGGGAAGGCCGAACGCATTTTACGCACTGTGAATGATTGTATACGAACTCTACTAATCCATAGTGCAGCACCACTTGCCTTCTGGGCCAAGGCGTTGGCCACGGCGACGCACCTGATCAATCGATGTCCATGCCGAGCTACTGGCACCATGACGCCGTACAACCTGCTCTTCGGTGTGTCGCCCTCCTACGATGAACTCCGGGTCTTTGGCTGCCTCTGCTTCCCCAACATGATCGCCACATCACCGCACAAGCTCGCCGCGCGTTCCACAAAGTGCGTCTTCATCGGGTATCCTGCAGACCACAGAGGCTATCGCTGCTTCGAGCTCGCCACCGACCGGGTGATCACTTCGCGCCACGTGATCTTCGACGAGTCTGTCTACCTATTCCGCGAAGCGCCTACGCCATCAACTGCTGTGTCATCAGCAGTCGAGAACGACCAGATGATTGCGCACCACGGCAACGACACGACACGGCAACTGAGTCCACCGCCTTCGCCGACACATCTACCTCAGCACCCACGGCATGCCCGGACTGTGCGCCATGTGCAGGCACCCACGGTGACCACCGCACAGACGACTCCCGGCACGATGTCGCCCATCGCAGTACAGGGCACGCCGTCACCCACCGTGGCGCGTTCTACGTCGACTACGTCCCCAAGCTCGACGTCGTCCACTGCTATGCTGTCCACGCGAACGACGTCGCCTAGCTTGACGCCGTCCACGACGACTGCAGTGCCCGTCATCACCACTGCAGCGCCGACAGCTCCTGGTCACCACATGGTCACTCGAGCTCGGGCTGGCATTCACAAACCAAACCCGAAGTACGCCATGGCGGCTACATCGACGATCTCAGCGATGCCCAAGAGCATACGCAGCGCAATCAAGGATCCCAATTGGTATGCTGCGATGAAACAAGAATTTCATGCATTACAGGCGAACAGGACCTGGAAGCTTGTTCCTCGTCCACCCGACGCCCGGATCATCACCGGAAAATGGGTTTTCAGGCACAAGTTGAATCCTGACGGCACCCTCGAGCGCTACAAAGCTCGATGGGTTGTCCGTGGGTTCAATCAACGCCCTGGAATCGACTTCGGCGAGACATTTTCGCCGGTGATCAAGCCGGCCACGATCAGAATCGTCCTCACGCTCATCGCCACCTTCAACTGGCCAGCTCACCAGCTTGATGTGTCAAATGCCTTTCTTCACGACAATCTGCAGGAACAGGTGTACAGCCAACAACCCACCGGCTTCGTTGATCCGCAGCGCCGGACGACGTGTGTCTTCTGTCGCGCTCCCTCTACGGCCTCCGACAAGCACCACGGGCGTGGTTCGAGCGTTTCGTCAGTCATGTGACAACACTGGGCTTCGTTCAGTCCAAGGTGGACACGTCGCTCTTCGTGTACCACCGCCATGGCGCCACGGCTTACCTCCTACTGTACGTGGATGACATGATCCTGTCTGCGTCCTCCACGAGTCTCCTCCAGCACATCATCAAGCGACTCCGTGACGCCTTCGCCGTGAAGGACATGGGGCCGGTGCGCCACTTCCTCGGCATCAGCATGTGCCGCACTCGCCGCATGCGCGCCCGGTCACCGCGGCGCCCACGCTCCTGCGCTAAGCCCGCTCGCGCATGTGCTGGAGTGGCCACGACCACTGATTGTATACTATATATGTACACACACAAGATCAATGCAACTCAGTTGATGCACGTACTCTTTCACTCCCGTCCCTGGTGCATGCGGAGCTTCCTGACTCCTGTGTGCAAGAGCGTGCCGTTGTGAGAATAGCTGTTGGAAGCCATCCACACATCAGCAGACATGCAAGCCGCACCAAGAATAGCTGGTGTTGGGGCAGGGGATCCGATCCGCGCATCCATGGTAAAGGTGAATGGTTTCGTGATCCATGTGGGACGCCAGCGACATGCACTGAGAAACTTGAGACCATATGTACACGTCCGCCGATCCGATGCAACGCCGCCGCCAATGAATTCGTTTGTGGAGCCCAGAGGTTCCTTAACTTGCAAACAATGGTGGTTTGGGGTGGATAACAAATTAGCGCCTCAATCGCA harbors:
- the LOC136536162 gene encoding uncharacterized protein, coding for MAPASNQSGVSNSSSSDGGFSVAPASSSAIQGISIHHHILVILDMDEGNYGQWRHFFDSTLGKFGLESHIYSTTPDDDHDGEWRRVDHCVVNWILATVSKGVFDIVRHDRHDAFSLWHAVEGLFQDNEMQRAVYLETELRSLQQGDMSINAYCTKLKRIADQLRDIGHPVSEPSQVLNLLHGLNPRYRYVKPVITSKYPPHTFQTVRSFLILEELNAEHDANTESSQALAATHGDISNASSNPASSGHKDGSSYSTNNGRSNNSGNGRSNNR